A genome region from Thermococcus celericrescens includes the following:
- a CDS encoding cation:proton antiporter gives MDFLAALAILLVTAKSIEWLFERVEIHPIIAHVLTGIFLGPFVLGVIEPTEELGVLAEFGLIMMMLYMGLTSNFSAIAQNTKKAVVVAALGVAFSFALGFLTVEVAGKGTTAAIFIGVTLGNTAIEVTSGVLVKERVRREVSSILMGAAFADDIMAVYLIGIITALAGGGLDAASFGILTVKIFAFIAATLLVSEYIFKRARWFYSIVRNLNVFFTFTLILTFTLAIIAQWAGLNQIIGAYLAGLTISRLRERKDPLVVTRIKLNELINDLQVVLTEFFIPLFFIYVGLMFNPPLADISLILIAALYLAAVMGKLIGCGLGARLFGLNWRDSITIGIGMGGRGSLELAILTFGLSAGLIDQVLFASVIAVSMLTALTTPVFFKGYLKRVKA, from the coding sequence GTGGACTTCCTGGCGGCGCTCGCGATTCTTCTCGTCACAGCAAAGAGCATAGAGTGGCTCTTTGAGAGGGTGGAAATACACCCGATAATAGCCCACGTCCTCACGGGAATATTCCTGGGGCCCTTCGTCCTCGGAGTGATCGAACCGACGGAAGAACTGGGGGTTCTCGCGGAGTTCGGGCTGATAATGATGATGCTCTACATGGGACTCACCAGCAACTTCTCCGCCATAGCCCAGAACACCAAGAAGGCGGTGGTCGTTGCGGCCCTTGGCGTGGCGTTCTCCTTCGCCCTGGGCTTCCTCACCGTCGAGGTGGCGGGGAAAGGAACCACTGCCGCAATATTCATCGGAGTGACCCTCGGAAACACCGCAATAGAGGTAACCAGCGGCGTACTCGTGAAGGAACGTGTGAGGAGGGAGGTCTCATCGATACTCATGGGGGCCGCCTTTGCCGACGACATAATGGCGGTTTACCTCATAGGTATAATCACCGCTCTGGCGGGAGGGGGGCTCGACGCGGCTTCCTTTGGAATACTGACGGTCAAGATATTCGCATTCATAGCTGCAACGCTTCTGGTATCCGAGTACATCTTCAAGAGGGCCAGGTGGTTCTACTCCATCGTCAGGAACCTCAACGTGTTCTTCACCTTCACGCTCATCCTGACCTTCACCCTAGCCATAATAGCCCAGTGGGCGGGCCTCAACCAGATAATAGGCGCCTACCTCGCGGGCCTCACCATAAGCCGCCTCCGCGAGAGGAAGGACCCGCTCGTCGTGACGAGGATAAAGCTCAACGAACTCATAAACGACCTCCAGGTCGTTCTCACCGAGTTCTTTATACCCCTGTTCTTCATCTACGTTGGACTGATGTTCAACCCGCCCCTGGCCGACATAAGCCTGATCCTCATAGCGGCGCTCTACCTCGCGGCGGTGATGGGCAAGCTCATCGGCTGCGGTCTCGGTGCGAGGCTCTTTGGTCTGAACTGGAGGGACTCGATAACGATAGGTATTGGAATGGGCGGCAGGGGAAGTCTCGAGCTGGCCATACTCACGTTCGGCCTCTCCGCGGGCCTCATAGACCAGGTTCTCTTCGCGAGCGTCATAGCGGTCTCCATGCTCACCGCGCTGACAACACCGGTGTTCTTCAAGGGCTACCTAAAGAGGGTAAAGGCTTAA
- the mfnA gene encoding tyrosine decarboxylase MfnA, protein MFPKKGASEEEVLAELEEKTSEDLTFDSGRILGSMCTHPHPFAAEVVRRYIDRNLGDPGLHVGSQWVEREVIAMLSSLLGLERGYGNIVSGGTEANILAVRAFRNLADVENPELILPRSAHFSFLKASEMLKVRLVWADLREDYSVDVKDVEAKITDNTIGIVGIAGTTGLGVVDDIPALSDLALDYGLPLHVDAAFGGFVIPFAKALGYDIPDFDFRLRGVKSITIDPHKMGMVPIPAGGIIFREKRFLEAISVPAPYLAGGKVWQATITGTRPGAQALAVWAMIKHLGFEGYAEIVKRAMELSRWFAGELKRIPGVHLIREPVLNIVSFGAKNLEEVEEELKKRGWGVSAHRGYIRIVMMPHVRREHLEAFLMDLREAVRA, encoded by the coding sequence ATGTTCCCGAAGAAAGGAGCGAGCGAAGAGGAAGTTCTGGCGGAGCTGGAGGAGAAGACGTCAGAGGACCTGACCTTTGATTCAGGCAGGATTCTCGGCTCGATGTGCACCCATCCACATCCCTTCGCCGCGGAGGTGGTGCGGCGTTACATCGACAGGAATCTGGGCGACCCCGGGCTGCACGTTGGAAGCCAGTGGGTGGAGAGAGAGGTAATAGCAATGCTGTCCAGCCTTCTCGGCCTCGAAAGGGGCTACGGGAACATAGTCTCAGGGGGAACTGAGGCCAACATTCTCGCCGTGAGGGCGTTCCGCAACCTGGCTGATGTGGAGAACCCCGAGCTCATACTTCCCAGAAGCGCCCACTTCTCCTTCCTCAAGGCGAGCGAGATGCTGAAGGTCCGGCTCGTCTGGGCGGACCTGCGGGAGGACTATTCGGTCGATGTTAAGGACGTCGAGGCTAAAATCACTGACAACACCATAGGAATCGTCGGCATCGCCGGAACCACTGGGCTGGGTGTGGTGGACGACATTCCAGCTTTAAGTGACCTGGCCCTCGACTATGGCCTCCCGCTTCACGTGGATGCCGCCTTCGGGGGTTTTGTCATTCCCTTCGCCAAAGCTCTGGGCTACGATATCCCCGATTTCGATTTCAGGCTGAGGGGCGTCAAGAGCATAACCATAGACCCCCACAAGATGGGGATGGTTCCCATCCCGGCGGGAGGGATAATATTCCGCGAGAAGCGGTTCCTGGAGGCGATAAGCGTTCCCGCGCCGTACCTCGCCGGCGGCAAGGTCTGGCAGGCGACGATAACTGGTACGAGACCCGGAGCACAGGCGCTGGCAGTGTGGGCGATGATAAAGCACCTCGGATTCGAGGGCTACGCTGAGATCGTCAAGCGGGCCATGGAGCTGAGCAGGTGGTTCGCGGGCGAGCTCAAGAGGATCCCAGGGGTCCATCTCATCCGCGAGCCCGTTCTCAACATCGTTTCCTTCGGGGCAAAGAACCTAGAAGAGGTCGAGGAGGAGCTTAAGAAGCGCGGCTGGGGCGTGAGCGCCCACAGGGGATACATCAGGATCGTCATGATGCCCCACGTTAGAAGGGAGCATCTGGAGGCGTTTTTGATGGACCTGAGGGAGGCAGTCAGGGCATGA
- a CDS encoding cation diffusion facilitator family transporter gives MEEIYRPIWVSILGNVLLSLLKLAVGFMYSSIALISDGVHSLSDVITSVIGYAGIRISSKPPDKSHPFGHSRFEPLVAFLIGEALIIVTYEIGRDAVYRIIEGGATEVNSIMLGVTLLSILSKELMFRYSVHIGRKINSQILVADAYHHRSDALSSVAVLIGLGAQELGFMYGDSIAGLVVSVFLLKVSLDIILENVRYLTGQAPPFEVCEEIKKTALSVPNVLGVHDLRAHYVGSKLHVELHIEVSPGLSLKEAHDVSEEVKRVIESLPEVEVAFVHVDIKGVTE, from the coding sequence GTGGAAGAGATATACAGGCCCATCTGGGTCAGCATCCTTGGCAACGTTCTCCTTTCCTTGCTCAAGCTAGCCGTGGGTTTCATGTATTCCAGCATCGCCCTGATATCCGACGGCGTCCACTCCTTAAGCGACGTTATCACGAGCGTCATCGGCTACGCGGGCATTAGAATATCCTCAAAACCGCCCGACAAAAGCCATCCCTTTGGCCATTCCCGTTTTGAGCCCCTGGTGGCCTTCCTGATTGGGGAGGCTCTTATAATAGTGACATACGAGATAGGCCGTGATGCCGTTTACAGGATAATTGAGGGTGGAGCCACAGAAGTCAACTCCATAATGCTCGGCGTCACCCTGCTCTCGATACTCTCTAAGGAGCTCATGTTCCGCTATTCTGTCCACATCGGCAGGAAGATCAACAGCCAGATACTCGTCGCCGATGCCTACCACCACAGGAGCGATGCACTGAGCAGCGTTGCGGTTCTAATAGGTCTCGGTGCCCAGGAACTTGGTTTTATGTACGGTGATTCAATCGCGGGTCTCGTCGTCTCGGTCTTCCTCCTGAAGGTCTCGCTGGACATAATCCTTGAGAACGTCCGCTATCTGACGGGACAGGCCCCGCCCTTTGAGGTCTGCGAGGAGATAAAGAAGACCGCCTTAAGCGTCCCGAACGTTCTCGGCGTCCATGATTTGAGGGCTCACTACGTCGGCAGCAAACTGCACGTTGAGCTCCACATAGAGGTCTCCCCAGGGCTAAGCCTCAAAGAGGCCCACGACGTCAGCGAGGAGGTGAAGAGGGTTATAGAGAGCCTCCCCGAGGTTGAGGTCGCCTTCGTTCACGTGGACATAAAGGGGGTTACGGAGTAG
- a CDS encoding flippase, which yields MGESLKLRLIKNAGWLFGAEIISKILAYGIIVILSRTLGPEGLGQYSFIFYYVGLLGIFSDLGVGYYFMREVARERNRLDELLPDVLGFKIVLAVVNFLVIAGLTLFIPKPEWMKLLIILAGAEAMLTWISLIFVRVMYAHEVTKYEAIARTVERLWAFFIGGAVLYYFMSLSLFVIALLAGYFLRELLRIKFGMKFVDVVRVRFKPDKWIFLLKKSYPFWLIGLFTLIYYRTDMVMLSLMRGDYETGIYRAAYIWIQVAMLVPNIVIPTTLPSMARLWKENRDALQVLFRKSFQTLVILGIAGTVGYYLLANFGILTVFGKEFGNSVPVLKVLAFALPFMFLNSLFGSFMNATGRELTFTKIAGFTALLNVVLNYFLILNYGASGAAVATVVSQGIGCLLNGYLLIKYQWILRQS from the coding sequence ATGGGGGAAAGCCTGAAGCTGAGACTCATCAAAAACGCGGGCTGGCTGTTCGGGGCAGAGATTATTTCAAAGATACTAGCGTACGGTATAATAGTCATCCTGAGCAGAACCCTCGGACCGGAAGGATTGGGACAGTATTCGTTTATATTCTACTACGTCGGCCTCTTGGGGATATTCTCCGATTTGGGTGTCGGGTATTATTTTATGAGAGAAGTTGCAAGAGAGAGGAACCGGTTGGACGAACTCCTCCCAGATGTCCTCGGCTTCAAGATAGTTCTGGCAGTGGTTAATTTCCTTGTAATTGCCGGGCTCACCCTCTTCATCCCGAAGCCAGAATGGATGAAACTCCTTATAATCCTGGCTGGAGCCGAGGCGATGCTGACGTGGATCTCTCTGATTTTTGTCAGAGTTATGTATGCCCACGAAGTCACCAAGTACGAGGCCATCGCTAGAACCGTTGAACGGCTCTGGGCTTTCTTCATCGGAGGTGCTGTGCTTTACTATTTCATGTCATTATCCCTGTTCGTCATAGCTCTCTTAGCCGGATATTTCCTGAGAGAGCTTTTGAGAATAAAATTTGGAATGAAATTTGTTGATGTTGTGAGAGTTAGATTTAAACCGGATAAATGGATTTTTCTGCTAAAGAAATCTTATCCATTCTGGCTCATAGGGCTTTTCACGCTCATTTACTATCGCACGGACATGGTGATGCTCAGCCTGATGAGAGGGGATTATGAAACTGGAATATACAGGGCAGCCTACATATGGATTCAGGTTGCTATGCTAGTTCCGAACATAGTCATACCGACGACTTTGCCATCGATGGCTCGTCTGTGGAAAGAAAACAGGGATGCTCTCCAAGTTCTCTTCAGGAAGAGCTTTCAAACTTTAGTCATTTTGGGTATTGCCGGGACGGTTGGATACTACCTCCTAGCCAATTTTGGCATACTAACAGTTTTTGGGAAGGAGTTTGGAAATAGTGTTCCCGTCCTTAAGGTTCTCGCGTTTGCGTTGCCCTTTATGTTTCTCAATTCCCTCTTTGGAAGCTTCATGAACGCAACTGGAAGGGAGCTGACATTTACGAAGATAGCCGGGTTTACAGCGTTGCTAAATGTCGTCCTTAATTATTTCCTTATCTTGAATTATGGAGCAAGTGGTGCGGCAGTAGCGACAGTGGTGAGTCAGGGAATTGGATGCCTATTAAATGGGTATTTACTAATAAAATATCAATGGATTCTTAGACAATCATGA
- a CDS encoding sulfotransferase domain-containing protein → MESNKSLPNFFIVGEPRSGTTSLYHYLRQHPEIFMSEIKEPNYFCTDLHRETLEFFKNERELLVRFPYHDYLRYISLFQNATGYKVIGEASVIYLYSRVAAKNIYEFNPESKILAVFREPVNFLYSLHHVFLRELHENIKDFKKALEIEPFRKQGKYIPKYVLFPSMLYYSEWPKYAEQLSRYYKYFDESQIKVVIFDDLKSNPERVYHEILQFLNVNNSNFRPNFEIHNPNSTYRTTLLRKVLFEVSKTRIRDIMPHKFRKFVWNEIIVPLNKLNTKPVSRKPLPEEFRLKLMKRFKPEVKKLSDLIGRDLETQWGYENV, encoded by the coding sequence ATGGAGAGCAATAAGTCTCTTCCAAATTTTTTCATAGTTGGGGAGCCCAGAAGTGGCACGACTTCCCTATATCACTATCTCAGACAGCATCCTGAGATATTCATGAGTGAGATAAAGGAGCCAAATTATTTTTGTACGGATCTCCACAGGGAAACCTTAGAATTTTTCAAAAACGAGAGGGAACTGCTAGTTCGCTTTCCTTATCATGACTATCTCCGCTATATTAGCTTATTTCAAAATGCTACTGGATATAAGGTAATTGGAGAAGCATCTGTGATATATCTATACTCCAGAGTAGCTGCTAAAAATATCTACGAGTTTAATCCTGAGTCAAAAATACTTGCTGTTTTCAGAGAACCTGTTAACTTTTTGTATTCTCTGCATCATGTATTCCTTCGGGAACTTCATGAGAATATCAAAGATTTTAAAAAAGCACTTGAGATAGAGCCTTTTAGGAAACAAGGAAAATACATACCCAAATATGTCCTGTTCCCATCGATGTTATATTACTCGGAGTGGCCAAAATATGCGGAGCAGTTAAGCAGGTATTACAAATATTTTGATGAGTCTCAAATAAAAGTTGTAATATTTGATGACTTGAAATCTAACCCCGAAAGAGTCTATCATGAGATTCTGCAATTCTTGAATGTTAACAATAGCAATTTCAGGCCTAACTTTGAGATACACAATCCAAACTCCACTTACAGAACAACCCTTTTACGGAAAGTCCTGTTTGAAGTATCTAAAACACGCATTAGGGATATAATGCCCCACAAATTTAGAAAATTTGTATGGAATGAAATTATAGTCCCATTAAATAAGCTCAACACAAAACCAGTTTCCCGCAAACCCTTGCCGGAGGAATTCAGACTCAAACTTATGAAGCGCTTTAAACCAGAAGTCAAAAAGCTCTCTGACTTAATCGGCAGAGATTTAGAGACCCAGTGGGGGTATGAAAATGTATAG
- a CDS encoding SDR family NAD(P)-dependent oxidoreductase encodes MEENVFKNKNVLVTGGTGSIGREIVRQLLRTEVNKVVVMSRDEIKHFIMRKEILDDRLEFVVGDVRDFQSASNVFKLYDINIVFHAAAMKHVVISEEFPFEAVKTNIIGTQNLVELALHHGTEKFVTISTDKAANPTTVMGATKFIAERITLNANKLAKNESAFMVVRFGNVANSRGSVIPIFITTLVNKKTLFVSDPEVTRFIMRISDAVRLVFKATELAKGGELFILKMNAFKLGDLVEVMRRDIAPLVGIDPGEVTVKLIGLSPGEKLHEDLINEVESHYIEDLGNMYRIKIGEPSLGEVHSNVVKYSSKEAPKLSRKELRDIVLEYLRIGGQHNGEQ; translated from the coding sequence ATGGAAGAAAACGTATTCAAAAATAAGAATGTTCTTGTCACGGGTGGTACAGGTAGCATTGGTAGGGAGATAGTTAGGCAACTCCTGAGGACTGAGGTTAACAAGGTTGTGGTGATGAGCAGAGATGAAATTAAACACTTCATCATGAGAAAAGAGATACTAGACGATCGCTTGGAATTTGTGGTCGGTGATGTGAGAGACTTTCAAAGTGCCAGTAATGTATTTAAACTATATGACATTAATATCGTGTTCCATGCTGCCGCAATGAAACATGTGGTTATCTCAGAGGAGTTCCCTTTCGAGGCAGTGAAAACAAACATTATAGGAACTCAGAATCTTGTAGAATTGGCCCTCCATCATGGAACTGAAAAATTCGTTACAATAAGCACTGATAAAGCTGCAAACCCTACCACAGTCATGGGGGCTACAAAGTTCATTGCTGAAAGGATAACGTTGAATGCAAACAAGCTTGCCAAGAATGAAAGTGCATTTATGGTAGTGCGATTTGGAAATGTTGCCAACTCAAGGGGTTCAGTAATCCCTATTTTTATTACTACCTTAGTTAACAAAAAAACATTGTTTGTCTCTGACCCTGAGGTTACACGGTTCATTATGAGGATTTCAGATGCTGTACGGCTTGTCTTTAAGGCTACTGAGCTAGCGAAAGGGGGTGAGTTATTCATACTGAAAATGAATGCCTTTAAACTGGGAGATTTAGTAGAGGTTATGAGAAGAGACATTGCCCCATTAGTCGGTATTGATCCTGGAGAGGTCACTGTGAAACTTATTGGCCTATCTCCGGGGGAGAAATTGCATGAGGACTTAATAAACGAAGTGGAAAGTCATTATATAGAGGACCTAGGAAACATGTATAGAATTAAAATTGGTGAACCCTCCTTGGGCGAAGTTCATTCCAATGTTGTAAAATATAGTTCAAAAGAGGCGCCGAAACTGTCACGAAAAGAATTAAGGGATATAGTTTTGGAATACCTCAGAATAGGGGGTCAGCATAATGGAGAGCAATAA
- a CDS encoding DegT/DnrJ/EryC1/StrS family aminotransferase — MKIPLFKIYWDKNDIAAVEKVIRSGMQWCIGEQVIELERRICEYIGTKYCVTFNSGGSALHALMLTYKFGPGDEIIVPSFTFIATAYSPLYVGARPVFADIEEKTMGLDPEDVKERITPKTRAILAVHYGGMPCKIRELREIAEDYNLILIEDAAEAFGARVKDRHVGTFGDAAIFSFCQNKIFTTSEGGAVVTNDKNIYKRLKLIASYGRITEKDYFTSRATVDYVEVGYNWRLSTILAALGLSQLEKVDRLIELRRKNAHLLNNALRKLKGLYVLDEPEDYFAVYQLYTLRVLDGNKTRDALMEYLSNRGVSTRVYFEPVHKYTVFRSLGYHNVDLPVTEEISSQVLSLPMYPHMTKGEIDYIISSIKDFFEGEN; from the coding sequence ATGAAAATCCCCCTATTTAAAATCTATTGGGATAAGAATGACATAGCTGCTGTTGAAAAAGTGATTCGTTCTGGGATGCAATGGTGTATTGGGGAACAAGTAATAGAACTTGAAAGAAGAATCTGTGAGTATATTGGGACTAAGTACTGTGTGACATTCAATTCTGGTGGCTCAGCACTTCATGCACTTATGCTAACCTACAAGTTTGGACCTGGAGATGAAATAATTGTTCCCTCGTTTACGTTCATCGCTACTGCTTATTCCCCTCTGTATGTAGGAGCAAGGCCGGTCTTTGCTGATATTGAAGAGAAAACTATGGGTTTGGATCCAGAGGATGTCAAGGAGAGGATAACTCCTAAAACAAGAGCAATACTGGCAGTTCATTATGGTGGGATGCCATGTAAAATACGGGAGCTCAGGGAGATAGCTGAGGATTATAACCTTATATTGATTGAAGACGCCGCCGAGGCCTTTGGAGCCAGAGTAAAAGATAGACACGTTGGTACCTTTGGGGATGCTGCCATTTTCAGCTTCTGCCAGAATAAGATTTTCACGACAAGCGAGGGTGGGGCAGTGGTTACAAATGACAAAAATATATACAAACGGCTAAAACTTATTGCTTCTTATGGCAGGATTACCGAGAAAGACTACTTCACTTCTAGAGCAACGGTTGATTATGTGGAAGTTGGGTATAACTGGAGACTCTCAACCATTTTAGCTGCACTGGGATTGTCGCAGCTAGAGAAAGTCGACAGGCTAATTGAATTGAGAAGAAAAAATGCACATTTATTAAACAACGCTCTCAGGAAATTAAAAGGACTTTATGTGCTGGATGAACCTGAGGACTATTTTGCCGTTTACCAGCTGTATACACTAAGAGTTCTGGATGGAAACAAAACAAGGGACGCACTTATGGAATATCTATCAAATAGGGGGGTATCCACTAGGGTTTACTTTGAGCCAGTACATAAGTACACAGTATTTAGAAGTTTAGGATATCATAATGTTGATCTCCCTGTAACGGAAGAGATTTCCTCTCAAGTTTTGAGCTTACCAATGTATCCCCATATGACCAAGGGAGAAATAGATTACATAATCTCATCGATTAAAGACTTCTTTGAGGGTGAAAACTGA
- a CDS encoding acyltransferase codes for MSTKFIEWKPPKIQHGKLTRWNWMVQYPEGLKLGKYTDIGAFTYINAKYGVTIEDYVQIGSHCSIYSESTIDGKTGQVIIKRNARIGSHSVVMPGVTIGENSIIGAFSFVNKDIPPNVIVFGVPVKVYRRLTDEEIEKLMEGISK; via the coding sequence ATGTCCACTAAGTTTATAGAATGGAAACCTCCCAAAATACAACATGGTAAATTAACTCGTTGGAACTGGATGGTTCAGTATCCTGAGGGCCTTAAACTGGGCAAATATACAGATATTGGAGCATTTACCTACATAAATGCCAAATATGGTGTCACAATTGAAGATTACGTCCAAATAGGCTCTCACTGTTCGATTTATTCTGAATCGACCATAGATGGGAAGACTGGCCAGGTTATTATCAAAAGAAATGCTAGGATTGGAAGTCATAGTGTGGTAATGCCTGGAGTTACAATCGGAGAAAACTCGATAATTGGTGCGTTCAGCTTTGTGAACAAGGATATTCCACCAAACGTCATAGTATTTGGTGTTCCAGTGAAAGTCTACCGGAGACTGACTGATGAGGAAATAGAGAAACTGATGGAGGGGATTAGTAAATGA
- a CDS encoding glycosyltransferase has protein sequence MVSTPRKHQRKVKICLWGNRGSFYETHIRLLKSCRDYSVVSIGSSDAKGVDIELFESSDGKNILRTFIGLLGRLFRVPFLFSKLDAWCDVHIVHYLNIWYLFSLAVLPLKKPVVYVPYGTDWKLREKTGRKKPLIYRLIFKFIVKRKLSMVLFEFHFNSKYFAEMWGVRNSRKMFLTIIFPIRDAFYSYKINTIRKSPRYTLIFSPRTLLPFYNHHLLVEVLSRSEFKEQLVLLFIDTSNLKTVYAQHVVSKAKEYGIKTSVIPRFLSAEEMARMFLLSDFNVNIPTDDQFGMSIMEGALLCSVPVLNKNIWSYCDIMSYKNAIFVDPYSPDEAARTLTNALSDKKFRRKMCRVNRKVFENRRESIVIDNLRAVINRVLDGGSDVH, from the coding sequence ATGGTATCTACTCCTAGAAAACACCAGAGAAAGGTTAAAATATGCCTTTGGGGTAACAGGGGTTCGTTTTATGAGACCCATATTAGACTTCTTAAATCGTGCAGGGATTACTCTGTAGTTTCAATAGGTTCCTCTGATGCCAAGGGGGTTGATATAGAACTGTTTGAATCGTCTGATGGGAAAAATATCCTGCGGACATTCATAGGACTACTTGGAAGGCTGTTTAGGGTTCCATTCCTCTTTTCAAAGCTCGATGCTTGGTGCGATGTGCATATTGTGCATTATTTAAATATCTGGTATCTTTTTTCATTGGCAGTGTTACCTCTTAAGAAGCCTGTGGTGTATGTTCCGTATGGTACTGACTGGAAATTAAGAGAAAAAACAGGGAGAAAGAAGCCACTTATTTATCGACTAATATTTAAGTTTATAGTAAAAAGAAAACTTTCTATGGTTTTGTTTGAATTCCATTTTAATTCAAAATATTTTGCTGAAATGTGGGGGGTGCGTAATTCTCGAAAGATGTTCTTAACGATTATTTTTCCAATTAGGGATGCTTTTTATTCTTACAAGATAAACACTATCCGGAAAAGCCCAAGATACACTTTAATTTTCTCCCCAAGGACGTTGCTACCTTTTTATAACCACCATCTGTTAGTGGAGGTATTGAGCAGGTCAGAGTTCAAAGAACAACTTGTATTGCTCTTCATTGATACATCCAATTTAAAGACAGTATATGCTCAGCATGTTGTCTCTAAAGCTAAAGAATACGGTATTAAGACCTCAGTTATTCCACGATTTTTATCTGCTGAGGAAATGGCTAGGATGTTTCTTTTATCTGATTTTAACGTTAATATCCCTACGGATGACCAGTTTGGAATGTCTATAATGGAAGGGGCATTGCTTTGTAGTGTCCCAGTCTTAAATAAAAATATATGGTCCTACTGTGATATTATGAGTTATAAAAATGCAATATTTGTTGATCCCTACTCTCCAGATGAAGCTGCAAGGACCCTCACTAATGCGCTTTCCGATAAAAAATTTCGAAGAAAAATGTGTAGGGTTAACAGAAAGGTTTTTGAAAACCGCAGGGAATCAATAGTAATAGATAACCTAAGAGCTGTAATCAACAGGGTACTGGATGGTGGTTCTGATGTCCACTAA
- a CDS encoding glycosyltransferase family 4 protein — protein MKRIVMTLSNPFKPDPRVYKEASSLVKAGYDVTIIAWDREGKYPKIETINGIKILRIHIRSCYGLPLCFIAGLFLFYLRSLFLLMKMDFDIIHTHDFDTAVLGVIVKKIKNNVWVYDVHDLYESMVKLVAGGKLAKIVGYLDSYFQKNADLIFTASQKVKQVVQRNNKDVFVILNTVNPSYLKNLPKYPTFTIFYGGVLSGNRFLLEMLKITERLGITYRIAGKGWVDVEEILKKQLGKNFLGFIPHEQIFVELEKAHLTFAIYDPRFENIRLSLPNKVFEAASVKTPILVSRGTALAELVESMKIGWSVKYDEKDVESRVSFLLMNPKYLKKAGHRGHKIYLKKYTWNFVEQILFRVYP, from the coding sequence GTGAAACGGATTGTGATGACTCTTAGTAATCCATTCAAGCCAGATCCTCGGGTCTACAAAGAGGCATCCAGTCTTGTGAAAGCTGGGTATGATGTTACTATAATCGCCTGGGATAGGGAGGGAAAATACCCCAAGATAGAGACTATAAACGGGATAAAGATCCTTAGGATTCACATTAGATCCTGCTATGGGCTTCCACTATGCTTTATTGCCGGTTTATTCCTATTTTACTTACGCTCTCTGTTTTTGTTAATGAAAATGGACTTCGATATTATACATACACATGACTTTGATACTGCAGTCCTGGGAGTTATCGTAAAAAAAATCAAGAATAATGTGTGGGTATATGACGTACACGATCTGTATGAAAGCATGGTCAAGCTGGTCGCGGGTGGGAAACTTGCTAAAATTGTGGGATATTTGGATTCATATTTTCAAAAAAACGCAGATTTGATATTTACTGCTAGTCAGAAAGTTAAACAGGTTGTCCAGAGAAACAATAAGGACGTTTTTGTTATCTTAAACACAGTTAACCCGAGCTATCTCAAAAATCTCCCGAAGTATCCTACTTTTACAATTTTTTACGGAGGAGTACTGTCGGGAAACCGATTTCTTCTGGAGATGCTTAAGATTACGGAACGCCTTGGCATAACTTACAGGATTGCAGGAAAGGGATGGGTTGATGTTGAAGAGATTTTGAAGAAACAGCTGGGAAAGAATTTCTTAGGATTTATACCCCATGAGCAAATATTCGTTGAACTTGAGAAAGCACATCTAACCTTTGCAATCTACGATCCACGTTTTGAAAACATCAGGTTGAGTCTTCCAAATAAGGTGTTCGAGGCTGCCAGTGTTAAGACTCCTATTCTAGTATCCCGGGGAACAGCACTGGCTGAGCTTGTTGAAAGCATGAAAATTGGATGGTCTGTAAAATATGATGAGAAGGATGTTGAAAGTAGGGTGTCCTTTTTGTTAATGAATCCAAAATATCTAAAAAAAGCAGGACATAGGGGTCATAAAATCTATTTAAAGAAGTATACGTGGAATTTTGTTGAGCAGATTTTGTTTAGAGTTTATCCTTAG